The Artemia franciscana chromosome 11, ASM3288406v1, whole genome shotgun sequence DNA segment GTTATTCCGAAGTCAAGCCCCCCTAAAGCATGTGATGAATTGCGTCCTATCTCGATAACCCCCTGCCTGGCTAAAGTTACGGAAGCATTTGTACTCCGTCGATTGCTCGACCAAATCAGTTCTTCTATCGATAAGTACCAGTATGGTGGACTCCAGGAGTGCAGTACTACAATTTATCTAGTGCGTATGTATGATTGTATACTTACATGGCTGGATAAAGGTAATCGGTTCCTGGATCTAGGTGCAATAGACTtccaaaaagcttttgatttcatTAACCACCTGATTGCTGGCCAAAATTTGAAGATAGTGGGTGCGAAAAAACGCGTGTTATCCGTGATTATGGATTTCTTATCTAATACGAAACAGCGTGTTTATGCCCTGTTTGAGGGGGTTCTGACTCCGATTGGACGGGTATAACATGTAGAGCTCCGCAGGGCACAAAGTTGGCTGCCATTGTATTTATAGCCGTGATCAACTACCTACTAGTCGAATATGAGGATCATTACAAGTTTATAGACGATATCTCTTTTCTATTGAAATACTTAGTTGAAAACGGGATTGTTAAGAAAGAGTTCAGTGACGATTTCTTCGATGCGTTTATTGCCGAGTGCAATGTCTCTAAATTGATCATTAACACGAATAAGTCAAAGGTCTTACGCTTTAATCCGTTGAAGCGCACATTCAGCCAACCGTATGTTCCGTTTCCGATTGTCGACTCAATAAAGATTTTGGGAGTTACTTTTTCAAGTGATTGTTCTTTCGGCTTGCACGTTGAAAATGTTGTTAAAAACGCAAATGCATGTCTGCAGTCTTTGAGTACAATGCGTAGATTTGGCTGTGATGTCCAGTGCCTATTGCTAGCTTATCTTACATACGTCCGTCCAGTTCTGGAATATGCAAGCCCACTATGGGGGCCTGCAGCACTGCGTACTGTATACCTCATCCAAGAACTTGAGTCGGTGCAAAAGCGAGCCGTGTTCATTATTATTGGCGATCGACAACTATCTTATGGTGAAGCGCTTGTTAAACTCGACCTCCCCACGTTGGCCCAAAGATACGAGCAGATTATCCTGAGGTTTGGGAAGTTTCTTCTCTCTAAACCCCAGCATCGAGACATCTTACCACCTACTGCACCGCCCAACAACCGTACGCGTCACCAAAATAAACTGGTTCCAGTAGCTTCACGCACGAACCGCCACGCAAATTCGTTTGTATCTCTTTTTACGGATTTGCTAAACAAAGCCCAgtgatattttcttcttcttctttttttttttttttttgtgttaatttgttatttagcatagtgaagcaacgcaaattagctgttagctacgatgttgtttaaataaacctatctctctctctctctctctctctctctctctctctatctctatctctatctctctctctctctctctctctctctctctctctctctctctctctctctctctctctctctctctctctcttcttgtCTGTGTTTCATGAGATGAGTTTTCTACCTTTATCTACCTTGCTATGTCTGTGTTATTGTGTTGTTTTGGTTGAGTTGGCAGCATGCAAGTTTCCTAAATCTAATTTTCTGATGCGTATAGTCGTGGTTTCAGATACATATATTTAATTGTGGACTGTGTGCCCTATATCAAGTATATTTAGTTGACTTATTTGATCTTGAGACACTAGGTCTTAAACATAGCCCTCCAGTTATACAGGTATCAATCCTCGcctgattttagttttaaaaaggtGGAAAGTGTCCAGCTTTCTACAATAATGTATGTAAAAggctttagtttttaaattgttagTTTGGGTTGATTTTGCTTCCTTGCCCCTGGAGTAGTATGTGCTGTCAGCTGTAGAGGCATATTTCCAAGACTTTTCGACCATTCTGAtgaaaacagctgttttccATGTTTAGTCCGAAGTCATAGGACCCTGGAGGCATAAAGAGGGTGGTTGATTGCCCCATCGTCTGTTTTCGATTAACACGGCAAATCACCACATTTTTGCGATCACTCGCTGCATGCGATGAGGCCAGAAGAACACAGAATAATACACTGGTGATATGTCTCTCTTTACTAATTCTACGCTGTTATTTTGACTATAATCAAATAAGCCAGGTAAGTGGAGGGGGGCAGCTTGGTAACAGCTCTTGTGACTGTTGAATCTACTGTAATTGCACTTGTTGAAGTCGTTGGTTTGATGTACACCATCGTTTGATCCTATCTCGGGGAtattccccctttttttatacaaattaccaaaattgacaaaaaattaaatatttaaggccagggaaaaagtaaaacattcgTTCAGTATTTAGTAAGTGTTCTCTCTCATCTCATTTTTATTGTTGAAAGTTTCTCACTTTACTTAGCGGTCATAATTGTGACTAGCAGAGTTCTTTAGATACGTATTTAAAGAAGCTAATAAGACCGAATAGTATTTTAAACCAGGTAAATACAAGATACATTAATgtttaatttacaaaatattcgATTACCAAATCTACTACATTAAGAGTATTTCCAAGACCAAATTAATCAAAGGATATATAATCAGCTCTTCCTGTTGATCTAGCCCAATGACACTCATCTAGAAATACTATGTATACTAAGGGTCTATTTTATGGAAGAATTTCAGTCAAATTTAACACCCTCTACTAATTTCTTTTTGcgagaaaaaacaagaaaggctaccaaaaaatatattctggaaataaataaaaaatacaacacAAATATATTACGTTATCCAACAATAGAACTCATGCAATCAAAACACGCCATAAATATAGCACACGTACTTATGTCGTTTCATTTAGAATTTTCGATTGTAACAAGCAAGTTTTAGTAAAAccattttactttctttttttcgtgCATGACGATGTTAACCAGTTAATTTCcaataattatttctttgttcattCAGTAGCAGTTAACAATTCATTGGTTTTATTTACtgatgttttttctcttttgcttTTCAAGATTGAAGTTAATTTTTATCGGAAATTTTGTCTGGTATTTGATGTTCTACGCTCTGTCAGTAAAACAGAGAGGTTAATTTTAGTGCTTACAGAAATAGGATTAAAAACCCCTTCGTTGCCACAGGCAAGCTGGGTTCATGCCGGGTAGGTCCATTACCGAGCAAAGCTATACAATCACCCGGCTGATAGAGAAGAATCTAGTTATAAAAGAAAGGCATACATTGCCTTCGTCGATTTTCGATCTGTTTTGACACTGTCGACAGACAGTCACTGTGGCTGATCCTTCAATCTGCTGGTGTACCTAAGAAAATTGTCAATCTGTTCAAAGAACTATAAAATAAGACCAAAAGTGCAGTCATTCTAAATGGCCAGCTCTCATCACTTTTTCAAATTAGAACCGGTGTTTGGCAAGGCTGCGCTGCTGCTCCCGAGTTCATCAATTGTGTCGTGGACCATGTTTTCAACAAAACACTATTGGCACATCCTTTTGGCATCGATTTTGGTGGAACAGCTCTGTTAATAGTTGACTTCGCTGACGATGTTGCATTGGTATGCAAAAATCTTGCCTGACATCAAAACTTCCCTGGAAATGCTAGTATTTGCTGCAGAAAAGTTTCGTTTAAATGTCAACTTGACCAAGACCAAAATATTACCTGTGGATGAAACACCAAGCAGCCCCCTGACAACTATAGAAGTATGTGGCAAAGATGTTGGGATAGTCAAGCAGTTCTCATACCTTGGTTCAGTTGTCTGCTCAAATGGAAATCTAGATGCAGAAATATCAGTAAGCGTGGCAAAGGCGAACGCCGTTTTTGGCTGCCTTCTGAGAATAATATTTCACAAACTTCAGATCAGCCGTCTCACGAAAGGTCGTACCTACTCTGCCTCGGTAGCAAGTGTTGTGTTGTACTCATCAAAGACTTGTCCTTTGACTCAGTCGCAGGTGATGAAGGTAGATGCTGTCCAGACAAAACATCTCCGTAAAATCGAACACATTAGGTGGCTCGATAGGGTACGGAACATGGATATTCTTCGATCCTTTCAATTACCATCACTGTCCGAGCAGCTTGAGTCCTGCTCGCTGCGTTGGTACGGTCGCCTGCCCACTGAAACACCCTCCCGACTTATATTCGACTTCGATCCAACTGCAAACGGCTGAAAACGCCGCAGAGATAGACTACGTTTGAGATGGGTGGATAACATGCGCGATCGAGTCACAGCGTGGGGCATTGACCCCAGCGAAGGTCCCAACCTCGTTCAAAAAGGCCACTCTGGAGACGACGAACGGCGCTGACATCTGGTTCCCTCTAAGCTGGCGACGCTGCCGAGCAAAAGCTTTAAGTCAAGTTCCGCCCCCCTATGCTGAAAGAAAAGGGAGCGGTTGAAGATGTTACTAAAACAGATATAAAGGAAACTAAACAGAAAttagtgttaaattttaatagCTTGATGAATGAACCCCAGGGTACTTCCAGGGAATACGTTTCGGGAAGGACAAGAGGGGCAGATGCCCCCGCCCCCAGtaatttagaaagaaaaaactattatgtATCCCATGCCACGTGACTAtctggatatggacccctctagCCCCCCCCAATAGAAATACTGCAGCTACGCCCCTGGGTACTTCTGGGATCCCAACATCTTATAAGCCGCCAAGCTACCAAAGGTACATTAAAAggctattttttagtttgttctttGCATCAGACGTTCATTTCTTTGCTAAGCGTTTTGACAAAGTTTTGCGAATAAAGTTATGGCAGAACGTTTCACAAAAACTGACCGTGACACCCATTAGTCAAACCGCTCAAAACATCAAAACCGCTTTCGTTACAATTTTTTGAGGGACCATAATTACCAGTTTATTTTCAAGACTTTTACCTATCTATTTTTTAGTATGACTTACTAAATCTAATCACTGAGTAAACCAATTAGTCtgagaatataaataaacaaattaacaaTATCAAGGTACAAATTAAGCGCAGCAAATATGTATTCTTCTGGTGAAATGGAATATCGATGTTTTCCCCCCATCATAATTTGCAAATCAAAAACTAGATAAAATGAGAAAACTAGTGCACCCAATGAAGCGTAaagaatttgtaaaattttggatTGAAATATAAGAGCAAATAATCCGAACATCAGTAAGCAAATGCCTAAGCACAGAAGTCCTCCAGCCATTGCAGTGAAATCGATTTTAGTTTGAAATGAGAATAATGTGAGTGCCAGTGTAATTATGGCAACAATTCCTATTGCCAGTAAGACGTCGTCCGCctgaaaaaataagtatctCATAATTATCGGATGAGGAGATTATCGGTGAGGAGCCCAACTTTTACAATAGTCGCAAACTTAGCACCTGGAATCCAGAAAATAAGCATTTTTCACTTCTTGTAATAAATTTCTGCTTTGTGATTTTAATATAAAACGTCCAGAAATGTAACAAAATTTATCAGTGGTAGTTTTGCAACATCTAAGCTGAGAACCTGCTATTTTTCGATTTGAACTTTTAAAGCACGCGACTACTCTtaacaaagaattttttctattttgtgtttccagaaataattaaataaggCTGGGTTTCAGGGTTGCCAGCAGAGGTTAGCGTTGGCATTTGGCtcgaaaatcatgaaaattggACGATTTCATttgttgtaataaaaaaaaaatcaaacgtaATGGGACTTTATTACTTCAACTATTTAAATGACAATCTTAAAATCTTTTTAGTAAAGAGTAAATAACATGtgtctgatatttttaatttattttttgagttttgagaTGAAGGCAGTAACTTTGGAATAAAAACCAAACATTCTTTGGAAACTTGACGAAAACTAATTGCTGAATCTCGGTTTATGTGCTAACTTAGTTTATCTTTTCAGGGACCATTGTAGTATCTACCTACAACCTATCCAGAAATCAAACctgatgaaaagaaaaatctctgTTCATATTTACCATGCTTTACAAGTctaattttctttccttttatcacacacaaaaataatctaggcTGTGTAAGCTACCTTCGGATTGTTTGGCACAATCAAAATGGAGAGATAAGTAGTACCCCTTCTGTGAGTTTAAACTCAGCCCTATCTCGGTGTACGATTGGAGTCGCTAACCCCTCGTATCCCCTCTTTGGATACTAGCAGAGCCCTGTCCCAATGTGCAATTGGAGAAATCGGGTCTGTCGAGCATCTGGTATTACTTAGTCGTTTCCGGTTGATAAGGAAATTTCAGGGAGCATTATTATCTGAGTTTCGTTTGCCAAGTATGTTGTTCAATAATTGAAGTGGGTTGGAAGTGACATGATGCCTAataaacgaagttttgatacgGATTCTAATATATAACCGGAGGAGATTTTTTTGTGCTGTAATAGTATCGAGctgattattgattattgataatTGATTATGACTAAAACCGGTCAGATATCAGTATTGTATAGTAATGGTCCTGAGCCCATCGGTTTTCCATTAGTTTTGGTTCCCACAATCCCATCCAGGACCGAATGCCGCCCACCAGGGCCCCGAGTCCCCCTCCAGGGCTTCAAATCCCCAATACTTCCTCCAATTCCAACCAGCTGATGTCCAACCAGAGCTCCTATGCCCCCTCAaccattttttaacatatattttgaacttggattttctttttgcGGCAGCCCCCATAGTACTCTTTGGTTGGACATCAGCAGTATATGgtttattgtatattttgatCAATATTAACTGTGCGCCAGAAGGATAAACACTTACACCATTAAACAAAAttgaagatgaaatattcgAAGAAATCCTGTACACATGATAAAGTTATCGTTGCGTTGAATGCTgacaaatacaaatattttaactACGAAACAACTACTAGTGGTAACACTATTGGAAATGTATGCGTACGCTGTCATGATAGTGAGAGATTAAAATCCTTAGGAGTACCGAAAAGATTCAACTTTTATGAAGCTGGATATGCGAGAGCTACTTTTCCAGACATGTTAGTGCTAAAAGAGAATGCAAAGATAAAACTATTAGTTGATGACAAAGGCCAGATTCTTGCTGCTACTGGTGGTAACACGTTACCTGTTTGTAAATCATATCGCCATCTTTCTGGTATTAGCactcaaatgaaagcaaagggaaaaagaaaggcCTACTGCTGCACTAACATCATAATGCATATCTTGTCTATATGCCAAAACtccaaaatatgtaaaaataatttggtaataGACAGTGAAACTGAAAGcgaaataaaaagagcaattttAGACAATATCACGAAGGAATATAAAGACGAAAtgatgaaaaacaaagcacATGTGAACATGTcatataccaatagatacagtCAATGAACCCAATAATAGCAATGATGCAACGTATAATGCGATCGTTGCTAAAACCATGTGAAAACTTGTGTATGACCCACCCCAAAATGGAGTATGTGTCATGTTAAGATAAAACATACTAAGCACTTTATGGAATGGATTCAAAGcacacatttttatttttgtgatgaTAATCTGTATGTCcttgtttcaataaaaatactttatgcattactttgttatttttccattatttctagggtattttctatttatattgaTAAATTCTTTCCCATATTCGATACTTCTATTTTGTACTAACCCTAGTCGATGTTGAATCTTATTAGTATACTCTGATTAAGCTCCCTCTCTTATGTTTTtcagggaagctttgaataattCCGAGTTAGCTATATTCTCAAAGAAACTGCCAATACCACTAACGTATTGTCTTGTGTAtagcaattgtttttttattattcaacaTTTATTATAGTAAAAAACCTATTAAACATTTTAACACAATTATTTATAAGAGAAAGaatgaattaaaactaatttactAACCATTAAactttgtttcaattttattaagcTCGTTTCAAATCTAAAACATAACCAGTATTATCACTATTCATGTCGATAAGTCTACCCATTTTATCTATAATTgatatttcaaagaattaatgcactcttttctatttcttaaGAGGTATTGTCTTTCTTTAGGGATTTCTATGATCAAGCAACCCGGTTCGATCTTAGGTGCAAATGTCCATATTATATAACATCTAACCCCATTGACGATTGAACTATCGACTAATGGACAATGGACTTGGATCTTATCCATATTTCTTGTAATATCCGGAACTTTTGTAccttcattgaatttatctGATAGTATAATATCAATTTCAGAACCTAAAATAATACTTAAATCActattaaatttgaattcataATTACTTTTCAATAGTATAACGAATCTCATCGTTGCAGGATTAGATGAAACAGTTATTGgacagtttttttctaaaagcatTAAAGTAATGacttagaaaataattcaaatactCGTCGCTATACGTACCATTGGGTATCACAAAACTTAGCTATGgttcatctttatttttctaaactcaaatgtattgtttttaaatttatcactAATATTTTGCCATGAATACTATAAAGCACATTGTGTAAAGCAATTTGGTCTAATCTAATCGGATTACTTGTATAGGATTGCTCAATTTCACTTTTGATACCTTCAGGAATAATCAAACCCATTTAATAGAatactttttaaagaaaaacaatttcttttgacatgaacaaattgtttttaaatacattttaagataaatttgatatattgtattctattcattttctttaatattttatcttttaacaAGGAATCTAACATACTTACAGCCTAATTTCTAACCTTTTCTGATATGTTTCCAGCAGTTCTACTAGCTATTAGCCTGTATAATCGTTCaatcttatttaaaaacaatctaGTTCCTACTTATGGTATTTCTATGTCCATTTTATGGATTTCAGCAAACTTTAACAATCTATACCTATAAAGTTTTACAAAATCAGCTAGTTTAACATTTTCAGGTATTCCCTGTCCTTTTTGTCCACCATATTTGTGATTCAATTCACCCGATTCCTTTATAGCATTTTGAAGGAACTCATGATGTTCTAGGTAATATAAGCAATTCAAAAGAAGTTGGTTCTCTAGGATAATACTTTTTTGCGGTCTTCGTTTAACTATTTCAGTAGTTTAGTAGGTTAGATTCAAATTAAGATCATATACTGTCGGTGATTCATcagcagtttttatttttggtacttCTAATGATTCAATGCTTTGAAGTTGTGATGGTGCTGGTAATGGTTTAATACCTTCAAGTTATGATGATGGTGTTGATTAAGCGTTTGgctaaaactttcattttagttttattgattttatcctgttgtaagttttttcttcttatatatttttgcattgctgaggacggcccttggacatagggccgaaatattgattctaatttgtttcccacattcttgagaaattccctttcgttcttcttgtttttggtatttgtgatggaaaggcagtgtggtcttcgtcgctatttgcgaataataaatacatgaaaacctttgataaaacaaaacccTCAAATTGGTTAATGTATTTAGATTCTAGCAACTTGCATGGCTGGGCaatgtctcaaaatttatctgaaaaatattttaaatttatttgtataCCTGACCACTTAAAAGGAAACAACACCTCCGACAATTACCAACAGTTAAGATACTACGTTCAGTCAGAAATTAATAAGGATAATGTAAGGGcaatttatgaagtttattTAGTGTATCCAAGTGAATTACACAATTAACATAAAGATTTACCACTAGCTCCtgaactttttcaatttaaattaattacaaacttatataaaaaaatttactgtGCCTTCTAATAATTTAGACTTTTATTTAGAGCATGGcgtaatattgaaaaaagtatATAGAATACTACTATTTATTTAGTCACCCTATCTAAAAGAATATATCAATCATAACACTAAATTACgacaaaagggaaaaaatgatttcgagaaagatttctttaaattaatgaataatGCTTGTTTTgggaaaacaaggaaaatattagaaaaagagCTGTATTAAAATAATCACTAGTGATGAACAacgacaaaaaataattaagaaacatAAGTTTATATCGTAAATAATTTTTAGCGCCAATTTCTTGGTAGCGAAAATATCCAAGTCGAAAATAAATTTAGATACACCTGTTTTTATCGGACTCGCTGCCTTAGAGTTATCTGATGTTAACTTAGAGCTGCCTTAAGTTACTGATGTATGAATTTCATTATGAATACATGAAACCAAAATATAATAAGAACATTGATTTATGCTACATGGATACGCATAGTTTTATTTATGATATTCCAACTGAGGATTTTTATGAAGATATTAAAGctgacttcaaaaaaaaattcgatacTTCggattataaaaatgaaaaccctGCTAACTTCAGTGCAGTCAATAAAAAGTGATAGGTATGATGAAGGATCAATTATCTGGAACAATAATGTATGAGTTTGCAGGTATGAGATCAAAAGTATACGCTTATTTAAAAGAGGGTCATGATGAAACCAAAGCAAAGAAGAAATTGAAAGGTATCAAAAAGAATATcgttaaagataaaataacactACAGTAAAATATAGATGTATTATTTGGAAAATTGGAAAGCTTACCAGAAACTCAGTATACTTTCAGagcaaacaaacatagaatgttcttaggaaaacaaaataaaaagctctAGACCCTAAGGACACTAAAAGAAgagtattgaaaaataaagtaaacagGGTGCTCTGGGGATTTAATTCTATAGTCAAGTTAGTTAGTTAAATAGTTAAATTAGTTAGatagtttttttcgtttgttagTTAAGTTAGTtaagtagtttttttattaagctGGTAAGAAAGTCAAGTTAGTTAGAAAGTAAAATTAGTTAGTTAGTTAAGTAGCTAGGTAGTTATGTTAGTTAGGTAGTTAAGTTAGTAAGGAGGTTGAATTAGTTAGATAGTTAAGTTAGTTAAACAGTTAGGTAATTAAGTTAGTAAGGAAATTGAGTTAGTTAGACCGTTAAGTTAGTTGGTTAAGTTGTTAGGTACTTATGTTAGTTAGGTAGTTAAGTTAGTAAGGAAGTTAAATTAATTAGATAGTTCAGTTAGTTAGTTAGTGAATTTAATTAGGTAGTTTGGTAGTTAAGTAGTTAGGCTAGTTAGGTAGTTAAGTTAATAAGGAAGTTAAGTTAGTTAGGTAGTCAATTAAGTTAATTAGGTAGTTAGGTTAGCTAGGTAGTTAAGTTAGTTAGTTAGGCTAGGTAAGTAGTTAAGtactttttctattaaaattttatactaaGGAAATGAATCAAATAGTAGTGCCTATAAAAGTATATGATTTTAAACCTTCGAATAGTCAATTGCATAATAAACATCTGCTAACACATCAATGGCCTTTTAGACTATTAATTTGCAGAAATTCTGGTGGTGGTAAaaccagtttatttttaatttaatatatgatTTGTTATGTTTCGATAAAGTTTATATATAtgctaaatattttgaagaagacaaatatgctaaataaaacaaagaagacatCGAAAATTTATTATTGAGAGGTAGAAAATGAAATGCATCAatagtatatatttttcaaagccATTTTGATACTCCTAAAATCATACGATTAAATTgtaattacttttcatttttcaaatgttCTAATCCAAGCGAAACTGATAGCATCAGACAAAATCATGCATCTGACTTTAAAAAAGGTAAGTTTCTTAACTATTTTAATCATGTCATGGATGTTTActtgttaatttgaaataaacaaagaatctttaaaatatagaaagaaCTTTGACATACGATTACAAAATGATCAAActagttaataaattaatttatataataaatgaataaatttggaAGTTTAGGAAATAAAACCAGTAAAGATAACACTTTAAGTAGATTACTCGACGATAATGGTAATCTTGATTTACAGGTTAAGCGCTTAATTAATTTAGATGATGCTATTACTAtacaaaatgtgaaaattattgTAAACGATTTCAAGGATGAAGTTGTTAACCAAGCAATTCTTACAAATTAGTATTTAAGTGatgatattaatatattaactAAGATTTATCACTCATTTGATAATATGTTGACTAGAGTCGATGGTGAAAgattattcgtaaaaaatactaagaaattacaaaagaagATGTAAATGTGGAAaatagaagaattgaaaatgttGCAAACCCTGAAAATGGTACAGATGCAGTTAATCTTTCAACGTTAAACGATTTCAAAcaagaaattactaaagatcAAATCCTAAACAATCTGAAATTAAGCGAAGATATTAGCAAGTATACTAAAAtttatcaatcacctgacaATATATTGACTAGAGTTGATGGCAAAGAACTATTAGTACAAAATACCTTAAAAGTAACAGAAGAAGATATTAATACTGAAAAtggaagaattagaaatgtTGCGAACCCCGAAAATGGGGCAGATGCAGTTAATCTTTCAACATTATTTATATACTCAAAGGGTTTAATGCATTTATTTGAACgtagacaattttgaaaatcatacttgaaaaaatgtatttgaaaaAGATCCCGATGAGACATTTAAAAAGAGAATCAAAGGAAGgttgaagtaaaataaataatattagattttatatattatattttatattagattttaataaaataatttactaataaatGGCAAGTTTTATTCAGTATACAATGTTTCGGTccccttttgaaaaaaagaaaaaataaagaatgctCCAGtgctaaaagaaaatatcaaaatcgTGCAAATTACACCAGAAAATTGACAGAGATCctgttaaatttctttttaaaccaAAGGCAAgtgaataaaatagaaaaatttatagatttttctaTTACTTTACAATATTACGATGCTATAATTACTATACTATTACGATGCTATTACTAtacaaaatgt contains these protein-coding regions:
- the LOC136032987 gene encoding protein lifeguard 1-like, whose protein sequence is MDTFSEEEVFEFTEKKIRNAFIRKVFTILTIQLAITAGLIAVFIYSPGVKQWTSQHPGLALGIMIGTIVCIIVLACCDNFRRKTPWNYIVLFIFTILEGMMLGLMASSFDADDVLLAIGIVAIITLALTLFSFQTKIDFTAMAGGLLCLGICLLMFGLFALIFQSKILQILYASLGALVFSFYLVFDLQIMMGGKHRYSISPEEYIFAALNLYLDIVNLFIYILRLIGLLSD